Proteins from a genomic interval of Streptomyces sp. NBC_00820:
- a CDS encoding sensor histidine kinase, with product MWWTETKRRAQAIRQERARRRADVRRCRAARKAARKNGAASDAGHPGPPSTGFTLLPWLLMGMGSFSNLLQGRTPNPWIGGLGLLIFNSLYIYVTFRSFVREKRRALSTRVALLLMGLLTTALALGYGGNWLMFFPLLGLAAGATLRGPWLGRTGVLLAVYAGAIAVVHDGWGDATNIGYATFISTMVTAAILGLSEAVRELRAAREELALRAVEKERLRFSRDLHDLLGHTLSVIVVKSEAARRLAPRDMDAALAQIGDIESVGRQALTEIREAVTGYRQGSLATELTRARSALSAAGMEPVVRQSGTPLAPPTEALLGWVVREAVTNAVRHSDATRCEITVDSTAERVRLTVTDNGTGKTVTHPREGIGGTGLTGLTERLAAAGGSLTAGPSARLGFTVTAELPLDVTEMTTLEAEAEAEAEVEVEAKIEVEVEARADCPPVDATAQVSP from the coding sequence ATGTGGTGGACCGAGACGAAACGCCGCGCCCAGGCCATACGGCAGGAACGCGCACGCCGGCGGGCGGACGTGCGGCGGTGCAGGGCGGCGCGGAAGGCCGCCCGGAAGAACGGCGCGGCCTCCGACGCCGGCCACCCGGGCCCGCCGTCCACCGGTTTCACCCTGCTGCCCTGGCTGCTGATGGGCATGGGGTCGTTCTCCAACCTGCTCCAGGGCCGGACCCCGAACCCGTGGATCGGCGGCCTGGGCCTGCTCATCTTCAACTCCCTGTACATCTACGTCACCTTCCGCTCGTTCGTCCGGGAGAAGCGCCGGGCGCTCTCCACGCGGGTGGCACTGCTGCTGATGGGCCTGCTGACCACGGCTCTGGCCCTCGGGTACGGCGGCAACTGGCTGATGTTCTTCCCGCTGCTGGGTCTCGCCGCGGGCGCCACCCTGCGCGGCCCGTGGCTGGGCCGTACCGGCGTGCTGCTCGCGGTGTACGCGGGTGCCATCGCCGTCGTCCACGACGGCTGGGGGGACGCGACGAACATCGGCTACGCGACCTTCATCTCGACCATGGTGACCGCGGCGATCCTCGGCCTGTCCGAGGCCGTACGGGAGCTGCGCGCCGCCCGGGAGGAACTGGCCCTGCGGGCGGTGGAGAAGGAACGGCTGCGCTTCTCCCGCGATCTGCACGACCTGCTCGGCCACACCCTGTCGGTGATCGTGGTGAAGTCCGAGGCGGCCCGGCGGCTGGCACCGCGCGACATGGACGCGGCCCTCGCGCAGATCGGGGACATCGAGTCGGTGGGCCGCCAGGCGCTGACCGAGATCCGGGAGGCGGTGACCGGTTACCGCCAGGGCAGCCTGGCCACCGAGCTGACCCGGGCCCGCTCGGCGCTGTCCGCCGCCGGCATGGAGCCGGTGGTACGCCAGTCCGGGACCCCGCTCGCCCCGCCCACCGAGGCCCTGCTCGGCTGGGTGGTGCGCGAGGCGGTCACCAACGCCGTCCGGCACAGCGACGCCACCCGCTGCGAGATCACCGTCGACAGCACCGCCGAGCGGGTCAGGCTCACCGTGACCGACAACGGCACCGGCAAGACCGTCACGCACCCCCGCGAGGGAATCGGCGGCACCGGCCTGACAGGCCTGACCGAGCGCCTCGCGGCGGCGGGCGGCTCCCTCACCGCCGGCCCGTCAGCACGCCTCGGCTTCACGGTCACCGCCGAACTCCCGCTGGACGTGACGGAGATGACCACGCTCGAGGCGGAGGCAGAGGCGGAAGCGGAGGTCGAGGTCGAGGCCAAGATCGAGGTCGAGGTCGAGGCCAGGGCCGACTGCCCTCCGGTGGACGCGACCGCACAGGTCTCCCCTTAG
- a CDS encoding ABC transporter ATP-binding protein, protein MTQTHSAVSFTGAVKTYGAVRAVDGIDLDITSGETVALLGRNGAGKSTALALLLGLLPPDAGSVHLFGAGPERAVRAGRVGAMLQDARPVPRVTVGELVGFVASCYPAPMPMARALELAGIADLAGRRVDRLSGGQVQRVRFAVALAGDPDLLVLDEPTAALDVEARHAFWDSMRSYARRGHTVLFSTHYLEEADAYADRIVVIDRGRIVADGTGDDLRRAAGGSLVAVELAGRDPEGLALLPGVRSVEVRGSRARLRTDDSDATVIALAELGAVRGLEVAPASLDDAFLALTSRERDLEVA, encoded by the coding sequence ATGACACAGACGCACAGCGCCGTGTCCTTCACGGGGGCGGTCAAGACGTACGGCGCCGTCCGCGCCGTGGACGGCATCGATCTGGACATCACGAGCGGCGAGACCGTGGCCCTGCTGGGCCGCAACGGCGCCGGCAAGTCCACCGCACTGGCCCTGCTGCTCGGCCTGCTCCCGCCCGACGCCGGGTCGGTGCACCTGTTCGGTGCCGGGCCGGAGCGGGCGGTGCGGGCGGGCCGGGTGGGGGCGATGCTGCAGGACGCCCGGCCGGTGCCCCGGGTGACGGTGGGCGAGCTGGTCGGTTTCGTCGCCTCCTGCTATCCGGCGCCGATGCCGATGGCACGCGCCCTGGAGCTGGCGGGGATCGCCGACCTGGCCGGGCGGCGGGTGGACCGGCTGTCCGGCGGGCAGGTCCAGCGGGTACGGTTCGCGGTCGCCCTGGCCGGCGACCCCGACCTGCTGGTGCTGGACGAGCCGACGGCGGCACTGGACGTGGAGGCCCGGCACGCCTTCTGGGACTCGATGCGTTCCTACGCGCGGCGCGGGCACACCGTCCTGTTCTCCACCCACTACCTGGAGGAGGCGGACGCGTACGCCGACCGGATCGTGGTCATCGACCGCGGGCGGATCGTCGCCGACGGCACCGGCGACGATCTGCGCCGCGCGGCCGGCGGCAGTCTCGTCGCCGTCGAACTGGCCGGCCGCGACCCGGAGGGGCTGGCCCTGCTGCCCGGCGTCCGGTCGGTGGAGGTGCGCGGGAGCCGGGCGCGGCTGCGCACCGACGACTCCGACGCGACGGTGATCGCCCTGGCCGAACTCGGCGCCGTCCGGGGCCTGGAGGTGGCTCCGGCGTCGCTGGACGACGCCTTCCTCGCCCTCACTTCCCGCGAGCGCGACCTGGAGGTGGCGTGA
- a CDS encoding response regulator transcription factor produces the protein MNDIRVLLAEDQGMMRGALALLLGMEDDIEVVAQVSSGDAIVDAALLHRPDVALLDIELPGISGLDAAALLREQAPRCRVLILTTFGRPGYLRRAMEAGAAGFLVKDGPVEELAAAIRRVLTGETVVDPALAAAALSAGPSPLTARECDVLKASADGATVADIAMRLHLSESTVRNYLSSAIGKTGTRNRAEAVREARQQGWL, from the coding sequence GTGAACGACATCCGGGTCCTGCTTGCCGAGGATCAGGGCATGATGCGCGGCGCGCTCGCCCTGTTGCTCGGTATGGAGGACGACATCGAGGTGGTCGCCCAGGTCTCGTCCGGCGACGCGATCGTGGACGCCGCGCTGCTGCACCGGCCGGACGTGGCCCTGCTGGACATCGAACTCCCGGGCATCAGCGGCCTGGACGCGGCGGCACTGCTGCGCGAGCAGGCGCCCCGCTGCCGGGTGCTGATCCTGACCACCTTCGGCCGGCCCGGCTATCTGCGCCGGGCCATGGAGGCCGGGGCGGCCGGATTCCTGGTCAAGGACGGGCCGGTGGAGGAACTGGCCGCGGCGATCCGGCGGGTGCTCACCGGGGAGACGGTGGTCGATCCGGCGCTGGCCGCGGCAGCGCTCAGCGCCGGCCCGAGTCCGCTGACGGCCCGGGAGTGCGATGTGCTCAAGGCGTCGGCGGACGGGGCCACGGTCGCCGACATCGCGATGCGGCTCCACCTGTCCGAGTCCACCGTCCGCAACTACCTTTCCTCGGCGATAGGGAAGACGGGGACCCGGAACCGCGCGGAGGCGGTGCGGGAGGCACGGCAGCAAGGGTGGCTGTGA
- a CDS encoding ABC transporter permease — MLGYVRLEVRRTLRDTGFMIGGIAMPVMMYLLFTNLGENEGSWKTLSMVGMAAYGAVGSALNTGGAVAEDRATGWLRQLRVTPMTPREVVIGRALTGAVTVLPAIVAVLVAGGLVNGVRLAAWQWAAITLVLWLGSLPFTLLGLGNGYRLTGPATGVVNMVCNLGLAVLGGLWFPVSLFPHWLRTLSGYTPTHRFAQLGTAVAQGHTPALGAIIVLAAWLLAFGAYAVLSYRRRAGTV; from the coding sequence ATGCTCGGCTATGTGCGTCTGGAGGTCCGTCGTACCCTGCGCGACACGGGCTTCATGATCGGCGGTATCGCGATGCCGGTGATGATGTATCTGCTGTTCACCAACCTCGGCGAGAACGAAGGCAGTTGGAAGACGCTCTCGATGGTCGGCATGGCCGCCTACGGCGCGGTCGGGTCGGCGCTGAACACCGGTGGCGCCGTCGCCGAGGACCGGGCGACCGGCTGGCTGCGGCAGCTGCGGGTGACACCGATGACGCCGCGCGAGGTGGTCATCGGGCGGGCGCTGACCGGCGCGGTGACCGTGCTGCCGGCGATCGTCGCGGTGCTCGTGGCGGGCGGTCTGGTCAACGGGGTGCGGCTGGCGGCCTGGCAGTGGGCCGCCATCACGCTTGTGCTGTGGCTCGGTTCGCTGCCCTTCACACTGCTGGGCCTCGGCAACGGCTACCGGCTGACCGGCCCCGCCACGGGCGTGGTCAACATGGTGTGCAACCTCGGACTCGCGGTGCTGGGCGGACTGTGGTTCCCCGTCAGTCTGTTCCCGCACTGGCTGCGCACCCTGTCCGGATACACCCCCACCCACCGGTTCGCCCAGCTCGGAACCGCGGTCGCGCAGGGGCACACACCGGCTCTCGGTGCCATCATCGTGCTGGCCGCCTGGCTGCTGGCATTCGGTGCGTACGCCGTGCTGTCGTACCGCCGCCGGGCGGGGACCGTCTGA